The segment ATACTGTTTTTATATACCATCATATGGTGTGGACAGTTCATCGGACGTAGCACCAGTTGCTCGTTATCCATTTCCATTGGAGGGAACATGCCTTCCTGATAGTGATCCCAGTGACCGGAAGTTTTGTAAAGTTCCACGCTACCCATTACAGGAGTATAGACGTGGTCATAACCAAGTTCCACTTCTTTGTCGACGATATAACGCTCGATTACGCGGCGGATTGTTGCACCCTTTGGTAACCATAGCGGCAACCCTTGCCCAACTTTTTGAGAGTTGAAGAAAAGGTCAAGCTCTTTTCCAATTTTGCGGTGATCGCGCTCTTTAGCTTCTTCCAACAGGCGAAGGTGCTCATCAAGCTCTGCCTTTTTGAAGAAGGCTGTACCATAGATACGTTGCAACATTTTATTTTTGCTGTCGCCTCTCCAGTAGGCACCGGCGATGCTTAACAACTTGAACTCTTTAATTTTCCCAGTGGATGGTACGTGGATCCCACGGCAAAGGTCAAAGAATTCTCCTTGTTCATAAATGGAGATAGTTTCTCCTTCAGGTAGCTCGCGGATCAATTCAAGCTTCAGCTCATCATTGAGCTCTTCGTAGCGGCGCAATGCTTCTTCTCTGCTTACTTCCACACGAACAACATCTAGATTTTCACTGACGATTTTCTTCATTTCTTTTTCGATTTTCTGAAGATCTTCTGGAGTTAATGATTCCTCCATATCGATATCGTAGTAGAATCCATTCTCAATTACTGGACCGATTCCTAGCTTCACATTGCCGTATAGGCGTTTGATCGCTTGTGCCATCAAGTGGGCAGTGCTGTGACGCATGATTTCAAGCGCTTCATTGGAGTCTTGCATGATGATGCTGATTTCTCCGTCATTTTCTATCGGGGAACGCAGGTCAATGAGTTCTCCGTTATGTTTTCCAGCGATTGCTTTCTTTTTCAGACCCGGACTGATGGATGCAGCGATATCTTCTGTTGTTGTACCACGCTCAAACTCCTTTACTGCTCCGTCCGGAAATGTGATTTTCATTAATTCAGACATCCCTGTCACCTCTTCATTAGAATTTTATTGGTTCATAAAACCCGCAATTACTTTCCGCAACCGGCTTCGCTTTCCGCGGGAGGGCGCTTGAGCCTCCTCACAACGCTTCAGGGGTCTCAACCTACCGTTACTCCCCCGCTGGAGTCTTCGCCTATTGCTCCAAGGAATTGCTAATGGATTTTTTGAACCAAAATAAAAAAACCCGCCCCTTATATAATATAAGGGACGAGTTTAATATCCGTGTTTCCACCCAAGTTCCCATCTTTTAAAAAATCATAAAAGACGGCTTCATTAGTCGATAACGAGGGATTTCCCCGTCAACAGCTACTGCAATGTTCACTGTTGAAGTTCAGAGGTGGTTAGCGCCATAATCGTGATAGGAAGCTTGCAGCCGGTGACTTCCCTCTCTAAAATCCGTTTTTAGAGCACTCATATCCTCATCGATACTTTTGAGCTATAAAGTTAAAAATGATTATGTAGGTAATTATATTCTCCCCTGAAAGGAAAATCAAGTAGTCACTTTAATCAATTTTACTTTTATTATGCCCAAAATAATGAAAAGGTAAAACAACAGCACGTTCGTCAAAGATGTTCCGGATCGTTTCCACCAGTTGATGCTCCGTATTGTCTGTATACAGATAGAGTTTTTTTGGTGCAATGGATACTAGAGGAGCTAGCACAACGGAATCAATATAATAGGAATAATTGTTAAAGTGCGTCCTGTTCATATATTTAATTAGCTGACTCTTTGGAATATGAGAAAATGCCTTATCAAAGAAATCGAATTGGTATTGATAGACGAGATGCAATTCATCCATTTTGGATTCGGTCGTTGCCAACAGATCACGGAGTTGGTGAACGAATGATTGGTACTCTTGTTCCAGCTTGTACTCATCAATTGCCGCCTCCACATAGACCTGAAGACATTCAAAGTACTCTTTTAACCTGAATGTCAGGAATGAATCGAAAGAAAAAGAGACAGGCTCTAGAAAAAAGGATTCCATCACCTCTTCCAATTGGACCCCACGATGGTCAATAGATGGAAGGTTTGGGATGTCGGACCGTTCCCCTTGAAGGATCGACTGCAGGATACAAAGGATTTGCTCTTGCTCCTCCGCCTCTTTATAGTAAAACGTATTTTCCAATACTTGCAAAATCCACTCTTTTTCTTTAGTCCG is part of the Sutcliffiella sp. FSL R7-0096 genome and harbors:
- the thrS gene encoding threonine--tRNA ligase, producing MSELMKITFPDGAVKEFERGTTTEDIAASISPGLKKKAIAGKHNGELIDLRSPIENDGEISIIMQDSNEALEIMRHSTAHLMAQAIKRLYGNVKLGIGPVIENGFYYDIDMEESLTPEDLQKIEKEMKKIVSENLDVVRVEVSREEALRRYEELNDELKLELIRELPEGETISIYEQGEFFDLCRGIHVPSTGKIKEFKLLSIAGAYWRGDSKNKMLQRIYGTAFFKKAELDEHLRLLEEAKERDHRKIGKELDLFFNSQKVGQGLPLWLPKGATIRRVIERYIVDKEVELGYDHVYTPVMGSVELYKTSGHWDHYQEGMFPPMEMDNEQLVLRPMNCPHHMMVYKNSIHSYRQLPVRIAELGTMHRYEMSGALAGLQRVRGMTLNDAHIFVRPDQIKDELKRVVNLVLEVYKDFGLDDYSFRLSYRDPKNKEKYFDDDAMWEKAQGMLKEAMDELGLDYFEAIDEAAFYGPKLDVQVRTALGKEETLSTVQLDFLLPEKFDLTYVGEDGKQHRPVVIHRGVVSTMERFVAFLIEEYKGAFPTWLAPVQVQVIPVSPDAHFDYAKEVQDLLKSKGIRVEMDERNEKIGYKIREAQMQKIPYMLVLGDNEIQDRAVNVRKYGEQKSETISLEKFVDNLVKEAKR
- the ytxC gene encoding sporulation protein YtxC — protein: MFEISFRNESDASAIYVSIMEQNPESDSILSLHKEKIVLESKDIHFYKNTITPVLKKYIQRTKEKEWILQVLENTFYYKEAEEQEQILCILQSILQGERSDIPNLPSIDHRGVQLEEVMESFFLEPVSFSFDSFLTFRLKEYFECLQVYVEAAIDEYKLEQEYQSFVHQLRDLLATTESKMDELHLVYQYQFDFFDKAFSHIPKSQLIKYMNRTHFNNYSYYIDSVVLAPLVSIAPKKLYLYTDNTEHQLVETIRNIFDERAVVLPFHYFGHNKSKID